The genomic region AGTTATTGGTAATGTGAAAGGTGCCTGTCATCCTGAGCACAGCGCAGGACCTTATGCCAGTCAAACGACTGACGTACCAACGACTTGTCCTTGCGTGATAAGGTCCTGCGCTGTGCTCAGGATGACAGGCACCTTTCACATTACTAACAACTCTCACTTAACAACCATTCCTACCCAAAGTTCTACCCGGCCACGTCGGGTTCGCCTACTTCGTTGGTTTTGCGCAGGGGCCGCTCGGGCACAAACCACGTGGCCGCCCAGCCCAGCGCGGCCAGTACAATCACCACCAGATACACTCGCTGAATGGCTGTTGAAAACGCGTGCCGTACGGCCGGCGAGGTGCCCGCCCCGCCGGGGGTGCTGGCCAGCTCAGAGGGTAGGGCCGGGCCTTCGCCGGTGGTAGCAGCCGTGCGCGAGGCGGCACCAGCGGCCGTTTCCGCCGTGGCGGGTAGGGCCTGGGCTAGCGTGAGCGTGAGCACCGTACCCAGCAAAGCCGTGGTAATGGCCCCACCAATTTGCCGGAAAAACTGACTGGCAGAGGTGGCTTGCCCCATCAGCGGCGGCTCCACGGCATTCTGAATAGCCAGCGTGTAGAGCGGCATGGTAGGCCCCAGCCCAATCCCGCAAATGGCCAGGTACACCAGCACGCGCGTGTACGAAACGTCCTCGGGCATGGTAGCCAGTAGGCCAAGGCCCGCGAGCAACACCACACCGCCGCCCAGCATCCAGTACTTATAATGACCAAAGCGTGACACCATTTGCCCGGCCAACACGGAGCCCGTCACAACCCCCAACGACTGCGGAATCAGGCTGATGCCGGCTTTCGTGGCCGATACGCCCAGCACGTTCACCATAAACAAGGGCACAAAAATCACTAGTCCCAGAAACGCACCACCCAGCAGAAAAATAGCCACGTTGGCCGCCCGAAACACCGGATTCTCAAACAGACTAAAGGCCAGAATGGGATTGTCGGAACGCAGGGAGCGAAGCACGAACAGCACGAGGGCCACAGTCGCCCCCGCCAGCAGCCCCAGCGTGATGGGGGAGGTCCAGGGGTAGGTAGCTTTGTTGAGCTGCAAGGCCACCACCAGCGGCACCAGCCCCAGCAACAGCAGTAGCGCTGCCAGGTAATCGAGCCGTTTGCCGGTTTCCTGGGGAGCCAGCTTGGGCATGTAGGTTAGGATAAACCACAGGGCCAGCGCGCCCAGCGGCAGGTTCACGTAGAACACCAGTCGCCAACCCGCCACGCCCGGAATCCAGCCGGTGCCGTGGTCCGTCAGCAACCCGCCCAGAAACGGCCCCAGCACCGACGATGTGCCGAACACCGCCCCCGTAAACCCTTGGTATTTACCCCGCTCAGCTGGCGGAAACAAGTCGGCAATGATGATGAACGCCAGCGCAAACAGTCCCGCACCGCCCAGCCCCTGAATCCCCCGGAAAATGACCAGTTGGTTCATGCCGTCGCCCAGCAGGGGTAGGGGGCCAAACTCGCCGGCCAGTCCGCACAGCGCCGAGCCAATCAGGAAGATGATGACCACTATAATTTCCAGGGTGCGGCGTGGGTACATGTCGGCCAGCTTGCCGTAGATGGGCACCAGCGTGGTGCTGGCCACCAGGTAAGCCGTGGCCACCCACGTGAAACGGTCGAGGCCGTTGAGGTCTTCTACAATGCGGGGTAGGGCCGTGGAAACGATGGTCTGATCGAGTGCGCCCAGAAACATAGCCAGTAGCACGCCGGCCAGCGTCAGGAGTTTTTCGCGATGGGAGAGGGTCTCCGTCATACAGGGGAGGGTAGGATTCCCGCAGAGGTACGCGGCCAGTGCATGGAGGTTGGATTGAGTGAAGCTGTTAGCGAGCAGCCAAAAGCTAGCAGCTAACAGCAAATCAACTTTATCTTCGCCCGCATGATTGCCACAAGTACCATTGCCCTGCTATGCGGATTTGCCTTTCTGGCCGGTTTCATCGACTCCATCGTGGGCGGCGGCGGCCTGATTCAAACGCCTGCCATGCTCCTGCTGCTGCCCGGCGTGCCAGTGCCCACGGTGCTGGGCACTGGTAAGGTATCGTCGATGATGGGGACGCTGATTGCGCTTCGCCGCTACGCTGGGCAGGTGCCCATCCGGTGGCGGGTGGTAGGGCTGGCGGCGGGCACGGCCGGCGTTTTTGCGCTGCTGGGCGCGCGGGCCGTGAGCCACCTACCGCAGGATTTGGTGCGGCCGTTGGTGCTGGGGCTGCTGGTGGTTATTGCCGTGTATACCTTCTGGCGCAAAGATTTTGGGCAGCTGCACGCCCCGCGCCTGTCTGCCCAACGTGAGCTGCTCTACGGCTTGCTGATAGGGGTAGGGCTGGGCTTCTACGACGGCTTTTTCGGGCCGGGCATGGGCAGTATGTTGCTGTTTGCGTTCGTAGGCTTGTTTGGCTACGATTTTCTCACGGCGTCCGGTTCAGCCAAAATGGTGAATGCCGCCACCAACTTCACTAGCCTCGCTTACTTCGCCATCACCGGCCATATCATCTACCGTGTGGCCCTACCCATGGCCGCCTGCAACATGCTGGGCGCCACCCTGGGCTCCCGCCTCGCCCTGAAAAAAGGGGTAGGCTTTGTGCGGGTATTGTTTCTGGTGGTAGTCAGCGGCGTGATTCTGAAGCTGGCCTGGGAGATGGTGAAATAGTGATATGAGGTGTAGTGAGTAGAAGAAAACGCGTGTCATCCTGAGCTTGCGAAGGACCTTCTCACGTTTGCACGAGTCGTTTTAACGCCTGTCGTTCTTGCGTGAGAAGATCCTTCGCAAGCTCAGGATGACACGTGTTTTCTTTTACTCAAAATTTTACCATCTCATTACTCCCCATACCCACCGGGTAGGCCAGGTGCCGGGTTGCCTTGGGCGGCGCTGCCGCTGGGCACACCCATTTTCTCCTCGCGCTTGCGCTGGTAGCGGTCAAACTGGGTAGGGGTGAGAACATCCTTCAGAGCAGCTAGGCGCGACTGCCCCACATCTTCCACAATGCCAGCCATTTTGCGCAGGTCGCGGCGGTATTGGGCGCGGGCGGTTTCCACGGCTCGGATGCTGGTGAGGTTGATTTTCTGCACTTTCTCCACCTGCTGCGGAGTCAAGCCCAGGCCCTTTTGCATGTTGACAGTCAGGGCCGTAGCGCGCTCCGTGAGTTGCGTTTCGTTGAGCAGCGGCGCAGTGGTGGCCGCTGCCGCCGGCGTGGCCGTACGGCTGGGTAGGGGCTTGGTATTTTGCGCCAGCAGCGCAGTAGGCGCGGCCAGCAACAGGGTAGCTATAAGAAGAGAAGTTGATTTCATATCGAATGCAAAACTACGGCAGAAAGCGAAGGAAAGCCGGGCAACGCAGCCTGACCTGTGCTACTCCCTCTAAAGATAGTGCCAGACTCGCCCGGTGTGGGTTAACATACGGCCCGCCGTTTTGATGCCCTACCCTGGCAGAATCTGTGCGCGTTGGGCGCAACCTTTTCGGCTCACTTTGCATACAGCTTTCTATATGAAACGAGAAACCCGAAACAACTGGCTGACTGCCTTGGGCGCGGGTGCCCTGCTAGCCGCCGCTACCCTCTACACCAACCGCCGGGGCAGCTATGAGCTGCGCAACCGGGTAGTACTCATCACGGGCGGCTCGCGCGGGCTAGGTCTGCTGCTGGCTCGCCAAGCCGTAGCCGAAGGCGCTAAAGTCGCCATCTGCGCCCGCGACGCCGACGAACTGGAACGTGCTCAGCGTGAGCTGACGGCTGAAGGCGGCGAGGTGGTGGCTCTGGTGCGCGACCTCACCGACCCCGTAGCCGTGCGCACGCTCGTGACGGAAGTGCAGGGGCATCTCGGGCCGATTGATGTGCTCATCAACAATGCCGGCATCATCTCCACCGGCCCCCTCGATAACCTGGATGAGCGCGACTTTCAGGATTCGATGAACACGCACTTCTGGGCGCCCCTGCACGCCATGCAGGCCGTACTGCCCGATATGCGCCGCCGGGGCGAAGGTCGAATTGTGAATATTGCCTCGCTGGGGGGCAAAGTGGCCGTGCCGCATCTGATACCCTACAGCGCCAGCAAGTTTGCCCTGGTAGGACTCTCGGAAGGGTTTCGGAGCGAGCTGAGCCAGCACGGCATCAAAGTTACCACCGTGTGCCCTGGCCTGATGCGCACGGGCAGCCCGCGCAATGCCATCGTGAAGGGCCAGCACCGCAAGGAGTACGCCTGGTTTATGATTGCCGATTCGCTGCCGGCCGTTTCCATGAACGCTGAAACGGCGGCCCGTCAGATCTGGAACGCCTGCCGCCGCGGCGACGCCGAGTTGATTCTGGGCCTGCCCGCCAAGCTGCTGGCTACCTTCCACGGCCTGTTCCCCGGCCTAGCTGCCGACGTGCTAGGGTGGGTCAACCAAACCCTACCCGGTCCCGCCGGCGACCTGGGCGACGTACGCCGCCGCGGCAGCGAATTGGAGTCCGACATCACGCGCTCCTGGATAACTACCCTGACACGGGAAGCGGAGGAAGAGAATAATCAGCGCTAGGCAGCTGCTATTTAAGTATAGGGTGAAGGTAGGTCAGGCCGTCCTGTTCTATCTGGCATTTGCTTGTCGAAGCATTTCGCGTACTGACGTTGTGTGACCAACTCAACGATGCGAGCGAGATGCCTTGACACGCTTATAAATAGCAACATTCCACAACTGCATTTTCCCTAGTAGAGGATAGGTGAAAAGCGCAGTTGTTTTGTTTCTTTGCCTTCATGGCACGACAGTATCCATTTGGTTTATGCTGGATTCTACTGTTGCTGCTATACCCACTTGCTGGTTCCAGCCAAACCGTACCACTTCCGCCGGTTCCGGACAGTTTGCGCACCGTAGTATCGGTTAGTAGTCCTCCAACGGCCGCGGCGCTGTTGCGGGTAGCGCAGGCGTATATGGGGCCGTTCGACTCGGCCGGGGTGGTAGGGTACGCGCGCGCGGCTGAGCGGGCGGCCTATCAAACCCAGCAGCCCCACATTGCCGGGCAGGCCCTGGATCTGCGTGGCGACTATTATCGGCAGGCCGGCAGGCCGGCGCTGGCGCTGCCGTTGCTGCAACGCGCCGGGCAGCAACTCGCCACAGCCCCGACCCGGCTGCGGGCCGAAAACCGCTACCACTTGGGCATGGCCCTGGGTGACCTAGGCCAGCCCGGCCGGGCCCTGGTGCTGTACGGGGAAGCCAGCCGTCTGGACCCTACCAACCGCGAGCTGCAGGCACAGCTGCTGAACTCCACGGGCCTGATTTATGCCCGGCAAAGCCGCCTCGACTCGGCGGCCGCCTGCTTTTTTCGTTCGTTGCGGCGGGCCGAGGGCCTGCCAGCGGGCACCGGCCCCGCGGCCGCTACACTAGGTAATCTAGGGCGGGTATACCTGCGGCAGGGCCGCTGGCGCGAGTCGGCTCGCTACCTGCGCCAGGGTATGGCTCTGGAAGCGGCTGACCTCGACACGATGGGCCTGGCCTCTTCCTGGCAGTTCTTGGGCGAGGCGCTGCTAGGCCAGCCCGATAGCCTCGCGGCAGCGTTGGCTTGTTTCCGGCGTTCGGAGCGGCTGGCCCGGCGCAGCCACTTAGCCAACTACCTGCCCACGGCCTGGCTGCTGCTGGGCCGGGCCTACGAGCAGCGCGGCCAGCCCGACTCGGCCCAGCACTATCTAACGCGGGCCGTGGCGGCCCAGCAGGCGCGTGGGGCGGCGGGGGTGCTGGCCCCAGCCCTGATGGCCCTGGCTGAGTTTCGGGGGCGGCAGGGCCAGTGGGCGGCCGCCGAGCAGGCCGCCCAGCGTGCCGAAGTGGCCCCCGGTGCCACCCTGCCCCTGCGGGCCCAGGGCTGGGAAGTGCGCCGCCGCGCCGCCCTGGCCCGCCACGACTACCCGGCCGCCTACGCCGCTTTGGTGCGCCAGCAAGCCGTGCTGGATTCCGTGCGTGCCCGCGACAATCAGCAACTTACGGAGCTGATGCGGGCCGCGTACGAAACCGACGAAGCCGAATTGCAGGTAAGTGCCTTGCGCCACGAAGGCGAGCTGCTGCGCCTGCGCCAGCAGCGACTCCTGTTGGTGCTGGTGCTGGGTGCGGTGCTGCTGCTGGCGGGCGCGGGGTTGGGGCTGAGTGCCTATCGCCGCCGCCAGCTGCGCCGTGAGCTGGCTTTGCGCACTCGGCTCTCGGCCGATTTGCACGACGAGGTAGGAGGCTTGCTGACGCAGATTTCGATGCAAACCAACCTGCTGGGGGCCGGACTCTACTCGCCCGATGAGCAGCAAGCGCACCTGCAGGAAGTAGCCACGGCCAGCCGTGCCGCCGCCGCCCAATTGCAAGACGTGGTGTGGGGCTACGATGCCCACAACGACACGACCGGTAGCCTGCTCGACCGCATGCGCGACTACGCTTACGAGCTACTGGGTGGTGGCGAGCGGACCCTGCTCTTCACGGCCGACGCGGCCCAGCTGCCGCCGCAGCTACCCATGGAAACGCGCCGGGCCCTGTACCTGATTTTCAAGGAAGCCCTGCACAACGTGGCCAAACACGCTCCGCTGGCCCAGCAAGTAAGCGTGGCGCTGGCTGCCGAAGAAGCCGGGCTGGTGCTGACCGTGGCCGACGATGCCCCGGCCCCGACCAAGGTACCACGGGCCAGCGGCCACGGCCTACGCAACATGGCGGCCCGGGCCGAAGCCGTGGGCGGCAGTTGCATCACTGGCTACGGTGCCGTGCCCAATCAGCCCGGCTGGGGCGTGCAGGTGCGCGTGCCAGTGGGGTAAGAGGGTGTGAGGGTAGGAGGGTAGGGTCAACATTCCTGACCTGCCCGCGCTCTGCCCCGGGTTTGAGAGGGTAAGGGGTAGGGGTTTGGAGGCACAAACTCAGTCAACTAGTAACAACTTTTAGACTCCTACCCCATACCCTCCCAGACGCCTACCCTCTTACCCTCCCAACCTCCTACTCCTCCATCGCTGGTACATCAAGATGTACTTACGCCGTATGGGGGTAGGGCCGTGCTTTGCAAACATGAAACACACCTACCTGCTCTTCGTGCTGTTGGCCCCGCTGGCTGCTGTGGCCCAAACCGGTGGCGTGGGCATCGGCACGAGTGCGCCCGATGTCTCGGCCGTGCTGGAGCTGTCGGCTGCGAACAAGGGGCTGCTCGTGCCCCGGCTGGATTCGGCCGCACGCGTGGGTATTGCCAATCCGGCCACGGGCCTGCTCGTGTTCCAGACCGCACCGCGCCAGGGCTTCTACTACTACGGCGGCGCGGCGGGCTGGCTGTTTCTGGCTGATAAGGCCCGCGGTGGCGACAACCTAGGCAGCCACACCGCCACCCGGAACCTGAACCTGGGTACCAACCGGCTGGTGGGCAACGGCGGCACCACGGGCCTGACCGTCAGCAGCACCGGCCGCGTGGGCATCGGCACGGGCAGCACTACTCCGCGCGGGACGTTAGACGTGGCCGGTGCGGGCGACACGTATCTGGTAGCGGACCCCAACAAAGGCAATACCCAGAGCGTGTACTTGCCCGGTCATCTGTACCTGGCCCCGTACAGCAGCGTCGATCCGGTGGCCTACGTGCAGGCCCGCGTGCCCAGCCCCACAACCAGCACCAACCTGGGCCTGACCCTGCGCACCACCCATGCCGGCACGCTCACGGATGCCCTTACCCTGAACGCCGATGGCAGCGCCGGTACCGCTGGCCCGCTTAGCACCCAGGGCAGCGTGACGGTGCCCGCCACTAGTGCCTTCGCCTACGCCGCCCCCAAAGCCTACGTTCTGCACCTGAGCCGGGCCGACTTTGCGGCGCAGAGCGGCGGGGCAGCGCGCCAGGACGGCGTCCTGCGTACCTTTTCTCTAAGCAGCGGGGAAGGCGTGTTCGAGGCCCCGGTGCATCTGCCCCAGGGAGCTACCATCACCAGCTGCAACGTATTTTTGCGGGATGCCAACGCCAGCAGCCAGCTGACCGTGTCTCTACAAGCGGCTGACCTCACGGCCAGCACCCAGATTACGCTAGGGGCCTTGTTGTCGGTGGACAACGCCGGTTACCAAACCGTCAACATGCCGGCGAGCGGGGTAGTCGACAACACCATGTACAGCTACTTCCTGCTGGTGCGCTTTCCCGCTAACAGCGCCAACCTGAGCGTGGGCAGCGTACGGATACACTATACTATTACCCAGGCCGAGTAAGCCCCGGTCAGGCCGTATCGTTGGCGCTTTACCACGGGCCGGGCTGCATCAGCTTCGTGGGCAGCAGCGCCGGTAGCTGCTGGTGCGTACTTGGTAATATGGCCGGTATGCTCACCGACCGGAGCTGTAGCTTCGTGCTATTTCAACCCTACTAGTTTTACCGTTCTTTATGGCTATGTCGTTACCCCTGGCTATCATCGAAGACCTACCCGCCGTGCGTCGGGGGCTGGAAACCTACCTCTGCGCCCAGCCCGAGTTCAGCTGCACGCTGGTAGTGGGCTCGGTGGAGGAGTTTCTGGAGAAAATCGGGCAGGAGGCCACCCTGCCGCGGCTGGTGCTTTCCGATATTGGCCTACCCGGCCGCTCGGGCATCGAGGGCGTGGCCCTCATCAAGCAGCGCCTACCCCAGACGGAGGTGGTGCTGCTCACGGCCACCATGGGCGACCCGGCCCGCGTGTTTCAGGGCCTGTGCGCTGGGGCGGTGGGCTTCTTTCTGAAAACCACCCCACTGCCCGAGTTGAAAGCCGGCCTGCTGGCCGTGGCCGAAGGCGGCAGCAGCATGAGCCCGGCCGTGGCCCGCGAGGTGGTGAAATACTTCCAGCCCGCGCCCGACCCCACGCAGGTACTCTCTGCCCGCGAGCTGCAAGTGGTGCGCGCCATCGAGCAGGGCCTGAGCTACAAGCTCATTGCCGATCAGCTCGGTATCAGCCTCAATACGGTGCGCCGCCACATCAAGAGCGTGTACGCCAAGCTGCACATCAACAGCAAAGGCGAACTGCTGGCCCGCAACGTGCGCCGCGGTTAAACCCGCCCGGCAGGTACATCAAGATGTACTTTCGCCATATAAAGTAGGACGCGTGCTTTGTAAACATGAAAGCACTTCTCCTCCCTGCTTCTTCTCGGTTGCTGTTGCTCGTGCTGCTGAGCCTGTTGGCCGGCCCTACCCTGGCACAGACGGGCGGCAGCGTGGGCATCGGCACCAGCGCGCCCGATGCCTCGGCTGTACTCGATGTGGCGGCCCCAAACAAGGGTCTGCTCATCCCACGCCTGGACTCCGCGGCGCGCGTGCGTATCCCGGCCCCGGCCACAGGCCTGCTCGTGTTCCAGACCAACCCGCGGGCGGGATTTTACTACTACGCCGGCCCGGCCGCAGGCTGGCGCTACCTGCCCGACCAGACCCGCAGCGCGGCCGGCGACAACCTGGGTAACGGGGTAGCCACCACCACCGTGAACCTGCAAGGCAATGCGCTGGTGGGCAACGGGGCCGAGCTGCCGGCCGGTGTGCGGGGGGTAGGCGTGCGCGCCGATGGAGGCCTGAATGTGGGCCAACACACACCAGGCGACAACTTGTACCTGGGCTACCAAGCCGGGCGGGTTAACACGACCGGCTACTATAACCAGTTTATTGGCTACCAGGCCGGACAGGCTAACACGACCGGCTACTACAACCAGTTTACTGGTTACCAGAGCGGCTACTACAACACGACCGGCAGCTTTAACCAGTTCAGCGGCTATGGTAGCGGCTATAGCAACACGACGGGCGACCAAAATCAATTCAGCGGCTACGAGAGCGGTGTTCTTAATACGGCGGGCAGCAATAACATATTTACTGGTTACCAGAGTGGCTACCACAACACAACCGGCAGCTATAATCAGTTCAGCGGCTACCGGAGTGGCTACAGCAACGCAACCGGCAGCTATAATCGGTTCAGCGGCTATCTGAGCGGCTATAGTAACACGACCGGCAACTTTAACCAGTTCAACGGCTACCGGAGCGGCTACTACAACACAACGGGCAGCAATAACTGGGCCTTCGGCTACCAGGCCGGCCCTACTACAGGTAACCTGACCAACGCCGGGGCTATCGGCTACCAAGCCCAGGTCAGCCAGAGCAACTCGCTGGTGCT from Hymenobacter aerilatus harbors:
- a CDS encoding MDR family MFS transporter codes for the protein MTETLSHREKLLTLAGVLLAMFLGALDQTIVSTALPRIVEDLNGLDRFTWVATAYLVASTTLVPIYGKLADMYPRRTLEIIVVIIFLIGSALCGLAGEFGPLPLLGDGMNQLVIFRGIQGLGGAGLFALAFIIIADLFPPAERGKYQGFTGAVFGTSSVLGPFLGGLLTDHGTGWIPGVAGWRLVFYVNLPLGALALWFILTYMPKLAPQETGKRLDYLAALLLLLGLVPLVVALQLNKATYPWTSPITLGLLAGATVALVLFVLRSLRSDNPILAFSLFENPVFRAANVAIFLLGGAFLGLVIFVPLFMVNVLGVSATKAGISLIPQSLGVVTGSVLAGQMVSRFGHYKYWMLGGGVVLLAGLGLLATMPEDVSYTRVLVYLAICGIGLGPTMPLYTLAIQNAVEPPLMGQATSASQFFRQIGGAITTALLGTVLTLTLAQALPATAETAAGAASRTAATTGEGPALPSELASTPGGAGTSPAVRHAFSTAIQRVYLVVIVLAALGWAATWFVPERPLRKTNEVGEPDVAG
- a CDS encoding sulfite exporter TauE/SafE family protein is translated as MIATSTIALLCGFAFLAGFIDSIVGGGGLIQTPAMLLLLPGVPVPTVLGTGKVSSMMGTLIALRRYAGQVPIRWRVVGLAAGTAGVFALLGARAVSHLPQDLVRPLVLGLLVVIAVYTFWRKDFGQLHAPRLSAQRELLYGLLIGVGLGFYDGFFGPGMGSMLLFAFVGLFGYDFLTASGSAKMVNAATNFTSLAYFAITGHIIYRVALPMAACNMLGATLGSRLALKKGVGFVRVLFLVVVSGVILKLAWEMVK
- a CDS encoding SDR family NAD(P)-dependent oxidoreductase, with the translated sequence MKRETRNNWLTALGAGALLAAATLYTNRRGSYELRNRVVLITGGSRGLGLLLARQAVAEGAKVAICARDADELERAQRELTAEGGEVVALVRDLTDPVAVRTLVTEVQGHLGPIDVLINNAGIISTGPLDNLDERDFQDSMNTHFWAPLHAMQAVLPDMRRRGEGRIVNIASLGGKVAVPHLIPYSASKFALVGLSEGFRSELSQHGIKVTTVCPGLMRTGSPRNAIVKGQHRKEYAWFMIADSLPAVSMNAETAARQIWNACRRGDAELILGLPAKLLATFHGLFPGLAADVLGWVNQTLPGPAGDLGDVRRRGSELESDITRSWITTLTREAEEENNQR
- a CDS encoding tetratricopeptide repeat-containing sensor histidine kinase, with protein sequence MARQYPFGLCWILLLLLYPLAGSSQTVPLPPVPDSLRTVVSVSSPPTAAALLRVAQAYMGPFDSAGVVGYARAAERAAYQTQQPHIAGQALDLRGDYYRQAGRPALALPLLQRAGQQLATAPTRLRAENRYHLGMALGDLGQPGRALVLYGEASRLDPTNRELQAQLLNSTGLIYARQSRLDSAAACFFRSLRRAEGLPAGTGPAAATLGNLGRVYLRQGRWRESARYLRQGMALEAADLDTMGLASSWQFLGEALLGQPDSLAAALACFRRSERLARRSHLANYLPTAWLLLGRAYEQRGQPDSAQHYLTRAVAAQQARGAAGVLAPALMALAEFRGRQGQWAAAEQAAQRAEVAPGATLPLRAQGWEVRRRAALARHDYPAAYAALVRQQAVLDSVRARDNQQLTELMRAAYETDEAELQVSALRHEGELLRLRQQRLLLVLVLGAVLLLAGAGLGLSAYRRRQLRRELALRTRLSADLHDEVGGLLTQISMQTNLLGAGLYSPDEQQAHLQEVATASRAAAAQLQDVVWGYDAHNDTTGSLLDRMRDYAYELLGGGERTLLFTADAAQLPPQLPMETRRALYLIFKEALHNVAKHAPLAQQVSVALAAEEAGLVLTVADDAPAPTKVPRASGHGLRNMAARAEAVGGSCITGYGAVPNQPGWGVQVRVPVG
- a CDS encoding response regulator, whose product is MSLPLAIIEDLPAVRRGLETYLCAQPEFSCTLVVGSVEEFLEKIGQEATLPRLVLSDIGLPGRSGIEGVALIKQRLPQTEVVLLTATMGDPARVFQGLCAGAVGFFLKTTPLPELKAGLLAVAEGGSSMSPAVAREVVKYFQPAPDPTQVLSARELQVVRAIEQGLSYKLIADQLGISLNTVRRHIKSVYAKLHINSKGELLARNVRRG
- a CDS encoding tail fiber domain-containing protein, which translates into the protein MKALLLPASSRLLLLVLLSLLAGPTLAQTGGSVGIGTSAPDASAVLDVAAPNKGLLIPRLDSAARVRIPAPATGLLVFQTNPRAGFYYYAGPAAGWRYLPDQTRSAAGDNLGNGVATTTVNLQGNALVGNGAELPAGVRGVGVRADGGLNVGQHTPGDNLYLGYQAGRVNTTGYYNQFIGYQAGQANTTGYYNQFTGYQSGYYNTTGSFNQFSGYGSGYSNTTGDQNQFSGYESGVLNTAGSNNIFTGYQSGYHNTTGSYNQFSGYRSGYSNATGSYNRFSGYLSGYSNTTGNFNQFNGYRSGYYNTTGSNNWAFGYQAGPTTGNLTNAGAIGYQAQVSQSNSLVLGGTGANAVNVGIGTTAPYSQLSNTSDNVVGSNGFGVSSPSLTWSSPEQGYTAAFYNGNTSGAGGGALAVKVASASAGTAVLDVSRGSTQNTTGTTLLLVRADGNVGIGTSSPGYMLDVAGTIRGNNVSPSDMRFKQQVRPLAGALAGALALRGVRYRWNALGVAHGGVAGAEQVGLLAQEVEKVYPELVSTDAQGYKAVNYAQLTPVLLEAIRELAAQNEALQAQLRQQQQRAEASTTGFEQRLRALEGAADRAAR